The proteins below are encoded in one region of Candidatus Methylomirabilis sp.:
- a CDS encoding phosphatidylserine decarboxylase: MIPVVRDAFLFLIPLLGVAGALFLLRLPGWGLLPLLLAVGVGFFFRDPERAIPQGPGLVVAPADGRVMVLRQGVAAEGEGPGPFSLVSIFLSVLDVHVNRAPYGGRVENLQYRRGRFVVAWREEASRVNEQAVIGLATPDGPLMVKQIAGVLARRVVTWIRPGQEVKTGERIGLIRFGSRVDLLVPSRVALTVKVGDKVRGGETVVGVFR; this comes from the coding sequence GTGATCCCGGTCGTCCGGGACGCCTTTCTGTTCCTCATCCCGCTCCTGGGGGTCGCCGGGGCGCTGTTCCTGCTCCGGTTGCCCGGCTGGGGGCTTCTCCCACTGCTCCTCGCGGTGGGAGTGGGCTTCTTCTTCCGGGACCCGGAACGGGCCATCCCGCAGGGACCGGGGCTCGTGGTGGCGCCGGCGGACGGGCGGGTCATGGTCCTCCGGCAGGGGGTGGCTGCCGAGGGGGAGGGGCCGGGCCCCTTCTCTCTGGTGAGCATCTTCCTGTCGGTGCTGGACGTCCACGTGAACCGCGCCCCCTACGGGGGGAGGGTGGAGAACCTGCAGTACCGCCGCGGCCGGTTCGTGGTGGCCTGGCGGGAGGAGGCCTCCCGGGTGAACGAGCAGGCGGTCATCGGGCTGGCCACCCCGGACGGGCCGCTCATGGTCAAGCAGATCGCGGGCGTCCTGGCCCGTCGCGTGGTCACCTGGATCCGGCCCGGGCAGGAGGTCAAGACCGGGGAGCGGATCGGACTCATCCGGTTCGGGTCGCGCGTGGACCTGCTCGTGCCGAGCCGGGTCGCGCTGACCGTGAAGGTGGGGGACAAAGTGCGGGGGGGCGAAACCGTCGTGGGGGTTTTCCGATGA
- the pssA gene encoding CDP-diacylglycerol--serine O-phosphatidyltransferase, producing the protein MPPRVRRGVYLLPAALTLANLFCGFYAIIAVYRDDYTHSAIAILVALLLDFLDGAVARLTHAASDFGVQMDSLADLVAFGIAPGFLAYVYTLKPFGRLGWLAAFTFAACGALRLARFNVTTTTMDKRYFVGLPIPAAAGVIAALVLFMRESSSLIVFDRELLGPQVTEAAILVLVYALAFLMVSRFRYRSLKAVDLREPRPATVLFVLLLALLLVAAEPVLFLFGAFLLYALSGPARMLASLRRTASADRGEDLELRPGEPAP; encoded by the coding sequence ATGCCACCGCGCGTGCGGCGGGGGGTCTACCTGCTGCCGGCCGCCCTGACCCTCGCGAACCTGTTCTGCGGCTTCTACGCCATCATCGCCGTCTACAGGGACGATTACACCCACTCCGCGATCGCCATCCTGGTCGCCCTCCTCCTGGACTTCCTGGACGGGGCCGTGGCCCGGCTGACCCACGCCGCCAGCGACTTCGGCGTGCAGATGGACTCCCTCGCCGACCTGGTCGCCTTCGGGATCGCCCCCGGGTTCCTGGCCTACGTGTACACCCTCAAGCCCTTCGGGCGCCTGGGGTGGCTCGCCGCCTTCACCTTCGCCGCCTGCGGGGCCCTCCGGCTGGCGCGGTTCAACGTCACCACCACCACGATGGACAAGCGCTATTTCGTGGGCCTCCCCATCCCGGCCGCGGCGGGGGTCATCGCCGCCCTCGTCCTCTTCATGCGGGAGTCCTCCTCCCTGATCGTGTTCGACCGCGAGCTCCTCGGGCCCCAGGTGACCGAGGCGGCCATCCTCGTCCTCGTGTACGCGCTGGCCTTTCTGATGGTGAGTCGGTTCCGGTACCGAAGCCTGAAGGCGGTGGACCTGCGCGAGCCCCGGCCCGCCACGGTCCTCTTCGTGCTCCTGCTGGCTCTCCTGCTCGTCGCGGCGGAGCCGGTTCTGTTCCTCTTCGGCGCCTTCCTCCTCTACGCCCTCTCGGGTCCCGCGCGGATGCTCGCCTCCCTTCGCCGGACGGCTTCCGCGGACCGGGGAGAGGACCTCGAGCTTCGGCCGGGGGAGCCC